A window of the Megalopta genalis isolate 19385.01 chromosome 2, iyMegGena1_principal, whole genome shotgun sequence genome harbors these coding sequences:
- the MED17 gene encoding mediator complex subunit 17, translating into MAYSVNISVEAPIENQIQEITYDGQEIYQAPLTLSENLAKIAQKIDFSKTNGEDVKKESESGEKGEDDTKDSAPFQSSLWPWDSVRNKLRNALTEVCVLADVLAIAKEKHYMVLDPVSQEPAEVKPMIQVYARKKALAGAASVIMMGADRLKNCQNELARNRSTPDFHIELLRLRQNWRLKKVSNSIIGDLSYRTAGSKFPQTGMFEVTKAEEEEKSNTSPPASPSAGNNTSGQAHHPSNPKASALRVTIPSELQGVAYIEVLCQKDQEDLCSANINLLNNSAHSSNADMHWQQKLEAAQNVLFCKELFSQLAREAVHLRAPIPHMVVGNQIMATVLPGIQLIIGLCHSTGNDKKPTAPPPHKSDHDHVLEHSLHQLLREVHHKNTHHPFPHPSSGPLGPSKRRCLAGPTAADRYELLEMTKSHTLLEQIIQQAQHFFMRLRTEYVLDTIAKEVKDPLIVSHWNALNSPTQSCVKINILTHGYDSVCRTSLVVHVGEKSLKCVCRDGRVMHMSYEPQELRDLIFCQIYQHQITAVQALAKCMGWQFLANSSHLGLGAVEPLGNASSCILASPIGDRMIAVRCEPQTGIQVAIAHSPRKDFFPGQLVRERKWENLGGSFKEVRWDKMEGKNFLNKMELLMSSLTSS; encoded by the exons ATGGCGTATTCGGTGAACATCTCTGTGGAAGCACCGATCGAGAATCAGATCCAAGAAATTACGTACGATGGTCAGGAAATTTATCAGGC ACCCCTTACATTGTCAGAGAACCTGGCAAAGATCGCACAAAAAATCGACTTTAGCAAAACCAATGGAGAGGATGTTAAAAAGGAGTCTGAAAGTGGTGAAAAGGGAGAGGACGATACAAAGGATTCGGCACCCTTCCAGTCCTCTTTATGGCCATGGGACAGCGTTAGAAATAAACTGAG AAATGCATTAACAGAAGTATGTGTCCTAGCAGATGTTCTTGCTATAGCAAAAGAGAAACACTATATGGTTCTAGATCCGGTATCCCAAGAACCAGCTGAAGTAAAACCCATGATACAAGTATATGCTAGAAAAAAAGCATTGGCTGGAGCTGCTTCTGTGATTATGATGGGTGCAGATAGATTAAAAAATTGTCAGAATGAATTAGCTAGAAATAGATCAACACCCGACTTCCATATCGAATTATTAAGACTAAGGCAAAATTGGCGTTTGAAAAAAGTTTCTAATTCGATTATCGGCGATCTTAGTTATAGAACAG ctggTTCCAAGTTTCCTCAAACGGGCATGTTTGAAGTAACGAAGGCAGAAGAGGAAGAAAAGAGCAATACCAGTCCCCCAGCCTCTCCCAGTGCTGGTAACAATACATCTGGACAAGCTCACCATCCTTCCAATCCAAAAGCTTCTGCATTGCGTGTTACTATTCCTAGCGAATTGCAAGGTGTTGCTTATATAGAAGTATTATGCCAAAAAG ATCAAGAGGATCTTTGTAGTGCGAATATTAATTTACTTAATAATAGTGCTCACAGTTCGAATGCAGACATGCATTGGCAACAAAAATTAGAGGCTGCTCAGAATGTTCTTTTTTGCAAAGAATTGTTCAGTCAATTGGCAAGGGAGGCAGTGCATTTGCGTGCACCTATACCTCATATGGTTGTTGGAAATCAAATAATGGCAACG GTACTCCCTGGAATTCAGCTGATCATAGGACTCTGCCATAGTACCGGAAACGATAAAAAACCGACTGCTCCTCCACCTCATAAAAGCGATCACGATCATGTGCTTGAACATTCGTTGCATCAGTTGCTTCGTGAAGTGCATCATAAGAACACTCACCATCCGTTTCCACATCCTTCATCAGGTCCCCTTGGGCCTAGCAAACGAAGATGTCTAGCTGGTCCAACAGCAGCTGATAGATACGAACTCCTAGAAATGACAAAAAGCCATACTCTGTTAGAACAAATAATTCAACAAGCTCAACACTTTTTTATGCGTCTGCGTACAGAGTATGTTCTAGACACGATAGCAAAGGAAGTGAAAGATCCTTTGATCGTTTCTCACTGGAATGCATTGAACTCTCCGACGCAATCGTGCGTTAAAATTAACATTCTAACACATGGATACGATAGCGTATGCAGAACGTCGCTTGTTGTCCACGTCGGAGAGAAGTCATTAAAATGCGTTTGCAGAGACGGTAGAGTGATGCACATGAGTTATGAACCCCAAGAACTAAGGGATCTAATTTTCTGTCAG ATATATCAGCATCAAATAACTGCAGTACAAGCGCTAGCTAAATGTATGGGTTGGCAATTTTTAGCAAACAGTTCGCATCTTGGTTTGGGAGCTGTGGAACCTTTAGGGAATGCTAGCAGTTGTATTTTAGCATCGCCAATAGGCGACAG GATGATTGCAGTGAGGTGCGAGCCACAGACAGGAATACAAGTAGCAATAGCCCATTCCCCAAGGAAAGATTTTTTTCCTGGACAATTAGTTAGAGAAAGAAAATGGGAAAATCTTGGCGGCTCGTTCAAAGAAGTTCGGTGGGATAAAATGGAAGGAAAGaactttttaaataaaatggaaCTGCTGATGTCTTCATTGACAAGCTCGTAA
- the Cdc16 gene encoding cell division cycle protein 16 isoform X1: MARQSINTDTEKMHNIIGNKNIDLDNYRKLIKSYIELHLYSAALFWADKVVSLSNENPKDICTLAHCMFLMKQYHRAAHVIKSRGLEKTDVMCHYLTVRSLLEAKEYNEALQVINESEICTNITQSVINFTDRTHILEDASKNVQSSILYVKGRVYEAMDNRAVATDCYKQALHCDVYSYQAFEALVQNQMLSASEEKELLESLPFAEQCTESETELLRLLYESKLKKYQEPNKKQTLATCSVMGVLVSDRLLGNLDMEVSEAERLYYNCDYQKCFSLTERILKKDPYHNSCLPVHIACLVELKKTNALFYLAHKLVDLYPDMALAWFAVGCYYYSIDKSDPARRYLAKATALDRLFGPAWLAYGHSFAVESEHDHAMAAYFKASQLMKGCHLPLLYIGLECGLTNNLRLADKFFRQAQGIAPNDPFVIHEMGVLSFYNLDYKTAERQFKEAIKRIQGGLKDVILPSKWEALLNNLGHTCRKMKKYEEALEYHQQALVLNPLNPSTYSAIGFNHALMGNAQGAVDAFHRALGLKRNDTFITTMLTYVMEQLIEESPPYPNARVSIPKYTLREIRLRDAETTEALDTTNTLTEPGNQDIDKLRVNLFSGWGEDSGKAEDNAADKEESNSRDVVVNYSSDISSEVEMLDPSTAHIEYK; the protein is encoded by the exons ATGGCGCGTCAAAGTATCAATACTGACACCGAAAAAATGCATAACATAATAGGCAACAAAAATATTGACTTAGACAattatagaaaattaattaaatcgtATATAGAATTG CATCTGTACAGTGCTGCTTTATTCTGGGCAGACAAAGTTGTTTCGTTGAGTAATGAAAATCCTAAGGACATATGCACTTTGGCTCACTGCATGTTTCTAATGAAACAATATCACAGAGCTGCTCATGTCATCAAAAGTCGTGGGCTCGAAAAG ACAGACGTAATGTGTCACTATTTAACAGTAAGAAGCCTTCTTGAAGCAAAAGAATATAATGAAGCATTGCAAGTCATTAATGAATCAGAAATATGTACGAACATAACACAGTCAGTTATCAATTTTACTGATCGCACACACATTCTGGAAGATGCTTCAAAAAAT GTGCAAAGTTCAATATTATATGTGAAAGGACGTGTATATGAAGCTATGGATAACAGAGCAGTGGCAACTGATTGCTACAAACAGGCTTTACATTGCGATGTTTATTCGtatcaagcatttgaagccctgGTTCAAAATCAAATGCTTTCTGCGTCCGAAG aaAAGGAGCTTTTGGAGTCTCTTCCATTTGCTGAACAATGCACAGAATCTGAAACAGAGCTTTTACGTTTGCTATATGAGAGTAAATTGAAAAAGTACCAGGAACCAAATAAAAAACAGACTCTAGCAACGTGTAGCGTGATGGGAGTTCTCGTTAGCGATAGATTACTTGGTAACTTGGACATGGAAGTGTCTGAAGCAGAGAGATTGTACTATAATTGTGACTATCAGAAATGTTTCTCTCTTACAGAAAG AATATTAAAAAAGGATCCATACCACAATTCATGCCTACCAGTACATATAGCCTGTTTAGTAGAGTTAAAGAAGACAAATG CTTTATTTTATTTGGCACATAAATTGGTTGACTTGTATCCAGACATGGCTTTAGCATGGTTTGCAGTTGGATGTTATTATTACAGTATAG ATAAAAGTGATCCTGCGAGAAGATACTTGGCAAAAGCAACCGCTTTGGACAGGCTATTTGGTCCTGCTTGGCTGGCCTATGGACACTCTTTTGCAGTAGAAAGTGAACATGATCACGCAATGGCTGCTTACTTTAAAGCATCGCAATTAATGAAAGGTTGTCATCTGCCGCTTTTATACATTGGACTTGAATGTGGCTTAACGAATAATCTTAGACTGGCTGACAAGTTTTTCCGGCAGGCTCAGGGCATAGCCCCCAATGATCCGTTCGTTATACACGAGATGGGAGTTTTATCTTTTTACAATCTAGA TTACAAGACTGCGGAACGACAGTTTAAGGAAGCCATTAAAAGAATTCAAGGAGGTCTAAAGGATGTTATCCTACCTAGCAAATGGGAGGCACTTCTGAATAATTTGGGTCACACTTGTaggaaaatgaagaaatacgAAGAAGCTTTAGAATATCATCAGCAG GCATTGGTATTGAATCCACTGAATCCATCAACGTATTCAGCGATAGGTTTCAATCACGCCTTGATGGGAAACGCCCAAGGAGCTGTTGATGCTTTTCATCGAGCACTGGGCCTCAAAAGAAACGACACTTTTATTACAACCATGCTAACATATGTTATGGAACAGCTGATAGAGGAATCACCTCCATACCCTA ACGCACGCGTCAGTATTCCGAAATACACATTGCGAGAAATCAGACTTCGAGATGCAGAAACTACAGAGGCTTTGGATACGACAAACACCTTAACCGAGCCAGGTAATCAAGATATCGATAAATTACGAGTAAATTTGTTTTCTGGATGGGGGGAGGATTCGGGCAAAGCTGAAGATAATGCCGCTGACAAGGAGGAAAGCAATTCACGAGACGTAGTAGTGAATTATTCTAGTGATATTAGCTCGGAAGTTGAGATGTTAGACCCGTCTACGGCGCACatagaatataaataa
- the Cdc16 gene encoding cell division cycle protein 16 isoform X2, with amino-acid sequence MFLMKQYHRAAHVIKSRGLEKTDVMCHYLTVRSLLEAKEYNEALQVINESEICTNITQSVINFTDRTHILEDASKNVQSSILYVKGRVYEAMDNRAVATDCYKQALHCDVYSYQAFEALVQNQMLSASEEKELLESLPFAEQCTESETELLRLLYESKLKKYQEPNKKQTLATCSVMGVLVSDRLLGNLDMEVSEAERLYYNCDYQKCFSLTERILKKDPYHNSCLPVHIACLVELKKTNALFYLAHKLVDLYPDMALAWFAVGCYYYSIDKSDPARRYLAKATALDRLFGPAWLAYGHSFAVESEHDHAMAAYFKASQLMKGCHLPLLYIGLECGLTNNLRLADKFFRQAQGIAPNDPFVIHEMGVLSFYNLDYKTAERQFKEAIKRIQGGLKDVILPSKWEALLNNLGHTCRKMKKYEEALEYHQQALVLNPLNPSTYSAIGFNHALMGNAQGAVDAFHRALGLKRNDTFITTMLTYVMEQLIEESPPYPNARVSIPKYTLREIRLRDAETTEALDTTNTLTEPGNQDIDKLRVNLFSGWGEDSGKAEDNAADKEESNSRDVVVNYSSDISSEVEMLDPSTAHIEYK; translated from the exons ATGTTTCTAATGAAACAATATCACAGAGCTGCTCATGTCATCAAAAGTCGTGGGCTCGAAAAG ACAGACGTAATGTGTCACTATTTAACAGTAAGAAGCCTTCTTGAAGCAAAAGAATATAATGAAGCATTGCAAGTCATTAATGAATCAGAAATATGTACGAACATAACACAGTCAGTTATCAATTTTACTGATCGCACACACATTCTGGAAGATGCTTCAAAAAAT GTGCAAAGTTCAATATTATATGTGAAAGGACGTGTATATGAAGCTATGGATAACAGAGCAGTGGCAACTGATTGCTACAAACAGGCTTTACATTGCGATGTTTATTCGtatcaagcatttgaagccctgGTTCAAAATCAAATGCTTTCTGCGTCCGAAG aaAAGGAGCTTTTGGAGTCTCTTCCATTTGCTGAACAATGCACAGAATCTGAAACAGAGCTTTTACGTTTGCTATATGAGAGTAAATTGAAAAAGTACCAGGAACCAAATAAAAAACAGACTCTAGCAACGTGTAGCGTGATGGGAGTTCTCGTTAGCGATAGATTACTTGGTAACTTGGACATGGAAGTGTCTGAAGCAGAGAGATTGTACTATAATTGTGACTATCAGAAATGTTTCTCTCTTACAGAAAG AATATTAAAAAAGGATCCATACCACAATTCATGCCTACCAGTACATATAGCCTGTTTAGTAGAGTTAAAGAAGACAAATG CTTTATTTTATTTGGCACATAAATTGGTTGACTTGTATCCAGACATGGCTTTAGCATGGTTTGCAGTTGGATGTTATTATTACAGTATAG ATAAAAGTGATCCTGCGAGAAGATACTTGGCAAAAGCAACCGCTTTGGACAGGCTATTTGGTCCTGCTTGGCTGGCCTATGGACACTCTTTTGCAGTAGAAAGTGAACATGATCACGCAATGGCTGCTTACTTTAAAGCATCGCAATTAATGAAAGGTTGTCATCTGCCGCTTTTATACATTGGACTTGAATGTGGCTTAACGAATAATCTTAGACTGGCTGACAAGTTTTTCCGGCAGGCTCAGGGCATAGCCCCCAATGATCCGTTCGTTATACACGAGATGGGAGTTTTATCTTTTTACAATCTAGA TTACAAGACTGCGGAACGACAGTTTAAGGAAGCCATTAAAAGAATTCAAGGAGGTCTAAAGGATGTTATCCTACCTAGCAAATGGGAGGCACTTCTGAATAATTTGGGTCACACTTGTaggaaaatgaagaaatacgAAGAAGCTTTAGAATATCATCAGCAG GCATTGGTATTGAATCCACTGAATCCATCAACGTATTCAGCGATAGGTTTCAATCACGCCTTGATGGGAAACGCCCAAGGAGCTGTTGATGCTTTTCATCGAGCACTGGGCCTCAAAAGAAACGACACTTTTATTACAACCATGCTAACATATGTTATGGAACAGCTGATAGAGGAATCACCTCCATACCCTA ACGCACGCGTCAGTATTCCGAAATACACATTGCGAGAAATCAGACTTCGAGATGCAGAAACTACAGAGGCTTTGGATACGACAAACACCTTAACCGAGCCAGGTAATCAAGATATCGATAAATTACGAGTAAATTTGTTTTCTGGATGGGGGGAGGATTCGGGCAAAGCTGAAGATAATGCCGCTGACAAGGAGGAAAGCAATTCACGAGACGTAGTAGTGAATTATTCTAGTGATATTAGCTCGGAAGTTGAGATGTTAGACCCGTCTACGGCGCACatagaatataaataa